One window of the Janthinobacterium sp. PAMC25594 genome contains the following:
- a CDS encoding glycosyltransferase family 1 protein has product MLDMTLNLPRLKIGGSPSSPLDTLRLFFAIMFKTPFKSCVFSPGYNAPLFIFKPYIFMIYDLNHIDRAENSSRLKRIYYALIMRRACRNASAVMTVSEYSKARIVEWAGVPENQVVNIGIGVDKAYSSAAIAHNPGYAYLLCVSNRRAHKNEPRVIESFSKAKIDPAIRLVFTGDATESLFALAVTFGIAQRIVFAGRVAEADLPGYYRGAIALVFPSLYEGFGLPAIEAMACGLPVLTSNTTSLPEAAGDAALLVDPNSVEQISAGIERLCSDQELRAGMIERGFIQASRFTWEMTTTRVSNVLREIDRKFL; this is encoded by the coding sequence ATGCTTGATATGACCCTGAATTTGCCAAGGTTGAAGATCGGTGGTTCTCCGTCGTCTCCACTTGATACGTTGCGCTTGTTTTTTGCAATCATGTTTAAAACGCCATTTAAATCTTGCGTTTTTAGCCCAGGTTATAATGCCCCGTTGTTTATTTTTAAGCCGTACATTTTCATGATTTACGACTTGAATCATATTGATCGTGCTGAAAATAGCAGTCGCCTCAAGCGAATTTATTATGCATTAATCATGCGTCGGGCCTGCCGAAATGCCTCAGCGGTGATGACGGTATCGGAATATTCCAAAGCTCGTATCGTTGAATGGGCCGGCGTTCCTGAAAATCAGGTAGTTAATATTGGTATTGGTGTTGATAAAGCATATTCCTCCGCTGCAATCGCCCATAATCCTGGCTACGCCTATTTGCTGTGCGTCAGTAACCGCCGTGCGCATAAAAATGAGCCTCGTGTGATTGAGTCATTTTCGAAAGCGAAAATCGATCCCGCAATTCGGTTGGTGTTCACAGGCGATGCCACCGAGTCACTGTTTGCTTTGGCGGTTACATTCGGTATCGCACAACGTATAGTATTTGCTGGACGAGTTGCGGAGGCTGATTTGCCCGGTTATTACCGAGGGGCTATTGCATTGGTATTTCCTTCATTGTATGAAGGTTTCGGGCTACCGGCGATAGAGGCGATGGCCTGTGGCTTACCGGTATTGACGTCCAACACTACATCCTTGCCTGAAGCGGCTGGAGATGCAGCTTTGTTAGTTGATCCCAATTCAGTTGAGCAGATCAGTGCCGGAATCGAGCGTCTTTGTAGTGATCAGGAGCTGCGTGCAGGAATGATTGAGCGTGGATTTATACAAGCTAGTCGGTTTACTTGGGAAATGACAACGACCCGCGTGTCGAACGTGCTTCGTGAAATAGATAGGAAGTTTTTATAA
- a CDS encoding glycosyltransferase family A protein, with protein sequence MKDDMSSRIEVFIPVYNGEDYIAETIESVLNQSAVGIILTVVDNCSTDRTQEIISQYIAQGVRYIRHETNIGGNRNHNYCLDIAEAEFIKLLSADDVLLPGIIEAQVNALQANQNCGLATCNYLVTNENLLEISTVANISGLTRGVDAIKICANKIANLIGNPSAVMLRKSMLGNIRFDKDFKWHADLRLFCDVLRHSDMVNVDVNGFLYRRHDLTDSELGCPVSVRIHDEVLFIRENAGISPIPRLRMLKRYRFKYIKQLLNTTL encoded by the coding sequence ATGAAAGATGATATGAGTAGCAGAATAGAAGTGTTTATCCCAGTCTACAACGGTGAAGATTATATTGCCGAAACAATTGAGTCAGTATTGAATCAGTCTGCGGTGGGTATTATATTAACCGTGGTAGATAATTGTTCAACTGATAGAACGCAAGAAATAATTTCGCAATATATCGCACAGGGTGTACGTTACATCCGGCATGAAACTAATATAGGTGGAAATCGCAATCATAATTATTGTCTCGATATTGCTGAGGCAGAGTTCATAAAATTGCTATCTGCAGATGATGTATTGCTCCCTGGGATTATTGAAGCGCAGGTAAACGCATTGCAAGCGAATCAGAACTGTGGACTCGCAACCTGTAACTATTTAGTGACGAACGAAAATTTATTAGAAATTTCTACGGTTGCTAATATTTCAGGTTTAACACGAGGTGTAGATGCAATAAAGATTTGTGCTAATAAAATTGCTAATCTCATCGGCAATCCCTCTGCAGTAATGTTGAGAAAGAGTATGCTTGGAAATATACGGTTCGATAAGGACTTTAAATGGCACGCTGATTTGCGACTGTTTTGTGATGTATTGCGCCATTCTGATATGGTTAATGTTGATGTGAATGGTTTTTTATATCGCCGGCATGATTTAACCGATTCTGAATTAGGCTGTCCTGTTTCAGTAAGAATTCATGACGAAGTATTATTCATTCGTGAAAATGCTGGCATTAGCCCGATCCCTAGACTGCGTATGTTGAAACGATATCGGTTTAAATATATTAAGCAGCTATTGAATACAACATTGTGA
- a CDS encoding NAD-dependent epimerase/dehydratase family protein — MAAELVQAGYEVFGLAHGSQGDMLPGVKDIVVCDLDDQAALSAALEFIQPDVVIHLAAIAFVAHGDANAIYRTNLIGTRNLLEALSKAAKKVGVVLLASSANVYGNSTGGTLDEASVTAPANDYAVSKLAMEYLAKTYLNRLPIIIARPFNYTGVHQSESFLLPKIVSHIRTRRSVIELGNINVSRDFSDVRIVVQYYRRLLECSDAIGETFNVCSEVAYSLQDVLIMAQEISGHILDIRINPQFVRANEVPILIGSRTKLVETVGEVTSIELSETLRWMINYSE, encoded by the coding sequence ATGGCTGCCGAGCTGGTGCAGGCTGGCTATGAAGTGTTTGGTTTGGCGCATGGCAGTCAGGGTGATATGCTTCCTGGCGTAAAGGACATAGTCGTATGCGACCTGGATGATCAGGCTGCCTTGTCTGCGGCCCTTGAATTCATACAACCGGATGTTGTCATTCATCTTGCCGCCATCGCCTTTGTTGCACACGGGGATGCAAATGCAATTTATCGCACCAATTTGATTGGTACCCGTAATTTATTGGAGGCCTTGTCCAAGGCCGCCAAGAAGGTTGGCGTCGTACTCCTGGCAAGCAGCGCCAATGTGTACGGTAACAGCACCGGGGGTACTCTGGATGAAGCCAGCGTAACGGCGCCGGCAAATGATTATGCAGTCAGTAAATTGGCCATGGAGTATCTGGCGAAGACATATCTGAACAGACTACCCATCATCATTGCCCGGCCGTTTAACTATACTGGCGTGCATCAATCGGAATCATTTTTATTGCCGAAAATTGTCAGTCATATACGGACACGCCGTTCAGTGATTGAGTTGGGAAATATTAATGTTTCTCGGGACTTTTCGGATGTTCGTATAGTTGTGCAATATTATCGTCGCTTGCTGGAATGTTCGGATGCTATTGGTGAAACATTCAATGTATGTTCAGAAGTTGCATACTCATTGCAAGACGTTTTAATCATGGCCCAAGAAATTTCTGGTCACATATTAGATATTAGAATTAATCCTCAGTTTGTGCGTGCAAACGAAGTACCAATACTAATTGGAAGTCGAACCAAATTAGTAGAGACGGTTGGTGAAGTCACCTCGATTGAACTCTCCGAAACATTACGGTGGATGATTAATTATTCGGAATGA
- a CDS encoding glycosyltransferase family 4 protein — MKILFVNTLYAPNIVGGAEIILKSLAEGVASRGHEVCVLTTCSEDGIHSEVVDGVNVIRVGIKNIYWTYKPGHKKVYQKLFWHLRDIYNNSMAKIVEKIILDFRPDIINTHNIVGFSSSIWPLIKKHKIPLVQVLHDQYAICPNSNMFKNGNRCATQCAQCKVFRLPHKELSNNVDAVIGVSNFVLQHHLKNGLFRKAKIKIPIINAKSFNSIQLNAPVENKKNIRFGYIGGLVPAKGVEILLRTFSQLSEIKNISLVVAGSGEVDYVKKLEKYSCENINFLGYASPDIFFKNIDVLIVPSLWNDTLPTVVFEAFVYGVPVIGSNRGGIPEMIKHGENGFLFDPDSSNDLKDLISEISRYPEKLQYMRGAVLNSSKRFLNVDAWVDEYIDIFSKLAGDAA; from the coding sequence ATGAAGATATTATTTGTCAATACGCTTTATGCACCGAATATTGTCGGTGGTGCAGAAATAATTTTAAAATCGTTAGCTGAAGGCGTGGCCAGTCGTGGTCATGAAGTTTGTGTCTTGACTACTTGCTCAGAAGATGGGATACATTCCGAAGTCGTGGACGGAGTAAATGTAATTAGAGTCGGGATAAAAAATATTTACTGGACTTATAAACCAGGCCACAAAAAAGTATATCAGAAATTATTCTGGCATCTTCGTGATATATATAATAATTCCATGGCAAAAATTGTCGAAAAAATCATTCTTGATTTTCGGCCGGATATTATTAATACTCATAATATTGTTGGTTTTTCATCTTCAATTTGGCCGCTAATTAAAAAACATAAAATACCTTTGGTTCAGGTGCTGCATGATCAATATGCGATCTGTCCTAACTCAAATATGTTTAAAAATGGAAATCGATGTGCTACTCAATGCGCGCAATGTAAAGTATTTCGATTGCCACATAAAGAACTTTCCAATAATGTTGATGCTGTTATCGGTGTTAGTAATTTCGTTCTACAGCATCATTTGAAAAATGGCCTTTTTAGAAAAGCAAAAATAAAAATACCGATTATTAATGCAAAATCATTTAATTCTATTCAATTAAATGCGCCAGTTGAAAATAAGAAAAATATTCGCTTTGGATACATTGGTGGGTTAGTGCCTGCTAAAGGCGTCGAGATTCTATTGCGAACATTTTCGCAGTTGTCAGAAATAAAAAATATTAGTCTGGTGGTCGCTGGTTCAGGTGAAGTTGATTATGTAAAAAAATTAGAGAAATATTCCTGTGAAAATATTAATTTTTTGGGTTATGCATCACCAGATATTTTTTTTAAAAATATAGATGTTTTAATTGTTCCATCTTTATGGAATGATACACTTCCAACGGTGGTTTTTGAGGCATTCGTTTACGGGGTACCTGTCATTGGCAGCAATAGAGGTGGGATACCAGAAATGATCAAACATGGAGAAAATGGTTTTTTGTTCGATCCAGACTCATCAAATGATTTGAAAGATTTAATCTCTGAAATAAGTCGTTATCCGGAAAAATTGCAATATATGCGTGGTGCGGTATTGAATTCGTCCAAGCGTTTTTTAAACGTGGACGCATGGGTTGACGAGTATATTGATATTTTTTCAAAATTAGCAGGCGATGCGGCATAA
- the gmd gene encoding GDP-mannose 4,6-dehydratase, with translation MKTALITGITGQDGAYLAELLLEKGYKVYGTYRRSSSVNFWRIEELGVATHPNLTLVEYDLTDLSSSIRLLKSTKASEVYNLAAQSFVGVSFDQPLTTAEITGLGPVNLLEAIRIVNPEIRFYQASTSEMFGKVQAIPQVEDTPFYPRSPYGIAKLYAHWMTINYRESYNIFGCSGILFNHESPLRGREFVTRKITDSMAKISLSNLDVLELGNMDAKRDWGFAKEYVEGMWRMLQADKPDTYVLATNRTETVRDFVTMAGRAAGFELAWEGEAENEVAIDRKSGKTIVRVNPKFYRPAEVELLIGDPAKVKRDLGWEPKTTLEELCQMMVEADIRRNQTGFSF, from the coding sequence ATGAAAACAGCATTAATTACTGGTATTACAGGTCAAGACGGGGCCTATCTGGCTGAATTGTTGCTGGAAAAAGGCTACAAGGTATACGGAACCTACCGCCGTAGCAGTTCCGTCAATTTCTGGAGAATCGAAGAATTGGGTGTCGCCACGCATCCAAACCTGACCTTGGTGGAATATGATCTGACCGATTTAAGTTCCAGCATTCGCCTGCTCAAGTCCACCAAGGCGAGCGAAGTATATAATTTGGCGGCGCAGAGCTTTGTCGGGGTGTCGTTTGATCAACCTCTGACTACGGCGGAGATCACTGGCCTGGGGCCGGTCAATCTGCTTGAAGCGATCCGTATCGTCAATCCTGAGATCCGTTTTTATCAGGCGAGTACGTCCGAGATGTTTGGCAAAGTCCAAGCCATTCCGCAGGTCGAGGATACCCCGTTCTATCCCCGCAGTCCATATGGCATTGCCAAGCTGTATGCGCACTGGATGACTATCAATTATCGCGAGTCCTACAATATTTTTGGTTGTAGCGGAATCTTGTTCAATCACGAGTCGCCACTGCGCGGCCGGGAGTTTGTTACCCGAAAAATTACCGATAGCATGGCAAAAATCAGTCTGTCGAATCTGGATGTGCTGGAACTCGGTAATATGGATGCGAAGCGCGACTGGGGTTTTGCCAAAGAATATGTCGAAGGCATGTGGCGCATGTTGCAGGCCGATAAACCAGATACTTATGTACTAGCGACTAACCGTACTGAAACAGTGCGTGACTTTGTTACCATGGCTGGCCGCGCTGCAGGTTTTGAGTTGGCGTGGGAAGGCGAAGCCGAAAATGAAGTGGCAATTGATCGCAAGAGTGGCAAGACGATTGTTCGGGTCAATCCGAAGTTCTATCGTCCGGCGGAAGTTGAATTACTGATCGGTGACCCGGCCAAAGTCAAGCGCGACCTGGGCTGGGAACCGAAGACTACACTGGAAGAATTATGCCAGATGATGGTCGAAGCCGATATCCGTCGCAACCAAACTGGTTTTTCGTTTTAA
- a CDS encoding O-antigen ligase family protein: MNNFNLIDNSTLRHRNYVTLQVLFFFGMIAVCFDVINIDLGNFKLKIAYVWFFIYLILFSFFFKLSIKKNNLTVSAVFLVSLFPSLFFSNNIITSLAFYAGAVICIVIMLIFSKMTILVAPKVIPLLFNFYRFSIILTVIFVVARIQERGHFLLYESSYYAVVLIPYFCMTFYRLFLYGFKCCFADLFLIFIAIVFTQSVSMVGWSILSFFCIYMKSGLSKRIHFIAIFLVIILFFILAYFLNSRAQIIINRFFLLFENPSDSLSLFIFVVGNRLQRVFIAYEAFMQNPLFGVGLGVLREYSTNNFDPFDFVLNGVTASDFTVNSPAANVFVEVAAESGIIGFLGYMCILIYIHGKKGNEKLLTPLKVSFYVTMFALLIDASYLRNYVWALYGIVIGLSSLSPEVSSKLSFDPKINKTIN; this comes from the coding sequence ATGAATAATTTTAATTTGATTGATAATTCTACATTGCGGCATCGCAATTATGTGACTTTGCAAGTATTGTTTTTCTTTGGAATGATCGCGGTTTGTTTTGATGTTATTAACATTGATTTAGGAAACTTCAAGCTAAAGATAGCATATGTTTGGTTTTTTATTTATTTAATATTATTTTCTTTCTTCTTTAAACTATCTATTAAAAAAAATAACTTGACTGTATCTGCGGTTTTTTTGGTATCGCTATTTCCATCTTTGTTTTTTTCAAATAATATTATTACTAGCTTGGCATTTTATGCAGGGGCAGTTATATGTATTGTCATAATGTTGATATTTTCAAAAATGACAATACTGGTCGCGCCAAAAGTAATTCCTCTTCTTTTTAATTTTTATAGATTTTCTATAATATTAACAGTAATTTTTGTTGTTGCCAGAATTCAAGAGCGCGGTCATTTTCTTTTATATGAGTCTTCATATTATGCGGTCGTACTTATACCATATTTCTGTATGACATTTTATCGTCTATTCTTATATGGTTTTAAGTGCTGTTTTGCCGATCTGTTTTTAATTTTTATTGCTATCGTATTTACGCAATCGGTATCAATGGTTGGTTGGAGCATTTTATCTTTTTTTTGTATTTATATGAAATCTGGATTGTCAAAGCGCATTCATTTTATTGCTATTTTTTTGGTTATTATTTTATTTTTTATTTTGGCGTACTTCTTAAATAGTCGTGCGCAAATAATCATTAATCGTTTTTTCTTGTTATTTGAAAATCCATCGGATTCTCTTAGCCTTTTTATTTTTGTAGTTGGCAATAGACTTCAAAGGGTCTTTATTGCTTATGAGGCGTTTATGCAAAACCCATTATTTGGAGTTGGTTTAGGGGTTTTGCGAGAATATTCCACAAATAATTTCGACCCTTTTGATTTTGTATTAAATGGTGTCACTGCTTCCGATTTTACAGTTAATTCCCCTGCTGCAAATGTGTTTGTCGAAGTAGCTGCCGAATCAGGGATTATAGGATTTTTGGGATATATGTGTATTTTGATTTATATACACGGGAAAAAGGGCAATGAAAAATTATTGACCCCATTGAAAGTTTCATTTTATGTAACGATGTTTGCTTTGCTGATCGATGCAAGCTATCTTAGAAACTATGTATGGGCTTTATATGGTATTGTTATTGGATTAAGCTCGTTGAGTCCGGAAGTGAGCTCAAAGTTGTCATTTGATCCTAAAATTAATAAGACAATAAACTAA
- a CDS encoding lipopolysaccharide biosynthesis protein has translation MKRFLDLLGIDKTVAYTLGARGWNMLSGFLTLLLIVHFLSADEQGYYYTFASVLAMQVVFELGMSYVIMQFASHEMAHLQWSSNDTIVGSAIAKSRLRSLILLIMKWYGAIAAFIVFFILPGGWFFFHINQSSSSITWQGPWIWLVMSAAVNIYVMPLMALLEGCGRIAEVARLRMLQNIVGSIAAWSVLIGGGGLYAASVLNTGFALTVLLWLWKTKRNFFRDLLSAEKNSIGINWKKEIWPFQMKIALSSLCGFFIFQFFTPVIFAYRGVVEAGQIGMSINIANAVANIAMAWMNSKAPNFGSLIAKKNYVALDAIFFPTLLRSLAILGFLSTILCAVIFGAHETGMKFASRFLDPWTFLLLMLATTLNYISYAQAAYLRAHKEDPFLVLSVVCAVLIGISTMVLGRRYGADGAIVGFFMVSCFIGVGWGSKIFFSKRKEWQISK, from the coding sequence ATGAAGCGTTTTCTTGATTTGCTTGGAATAGATAAGACGGTTGCCTATACATTGGGCGCTCGTGGTTGGAACATGTTATCCGGATTTCTTACATTATTGCTAATTGTACATTTTTTGAGTGCCGATGAGCAGGGATATTATTATACATTCGCGAGTGTGCTTGCAATGCAGGTCGTGTTCGAATTAGGAATGAGCTACGTGATTATGCAATTTGCCAGTCATGAAATGGCACATTTGCAATGGTCATCAAATGACACAATTGTTGGTTCAGCGATAGCAAAAAGTCGCTTAAGATCTTTGATATTGCTGATTATGAAATGGTACGGTGCAATTGCCGCATTCATTGTTTTTTTCATACTTCCTGGTGGCTGGTTCTTCTTTCATATCAATCAATCAAGTTCAAGCATTACATGGCAGGGGCCATGGATTTGGCTGGTGATGTCAGCCGCTGTCAATATATATGTTATGCCTTTGATGGCATTGCTAGAAGGTTGTGGGCGCATTGCTGAAGTTGCTCGATTGAGAATGCTGCAAAATATTGTAGGAAGCATTGCTGCATGGAGCGTATTGATTGGCGGCGGGGGGTTGTATGCAGCTTCAGTTCTTAATACTGGTTTTGCATTAACGGTTCTGTTGTGGTTATGGAAAACAAAAAGGAATTTTTTTAGGGATTTATTATCTGCGGAAAAGAATAGTATCGGTATAAACTGGAAAAAAGAAATCTGGCCGTTTCAGATGAAAATTGCGCTAAGCTCTTTGTGTGGGTTTTTTATTTTTCAGTTTTTCACACCCGTAATATTCGCATATCGAGGTGTAGTAGAGGCTGGCCAGATTGGTATGAGTATAAATATCGCGAATGCTGTGGCAAACATAGCAATGGCATGGATGAATTCCAAAGCTCCAAATTTTGGATCACTGATTGCAAAAAAAAATTACGTCGCATTAGATGCGATATTTTTCCCAACACTATTACGATCATTGGCAATCTTGGGGTTCCTCAGCACTATTTTATGCGCTGTAATTTTCGGCGCGCATGAAACAGGTATGAAATTTGCATCGCGATTTCTTGACCCATGGACTTTTTTATTGCTGATGCTGGCCACTACGCTGAATTATATCTCTTATGCACAGGCGGCATATTTACGAGCGCATAAGGAAGATCCATTTTTAGTGCTAAGCGTTGTATGCGCCGTACTGATTGGAATTTCAACCATGGTTCTCGGACGTCGTTACGGAGCTGATGGGGCCATTGTAGGTTTTTTTATGGTTTCATGTTTTATTGGCGTTGGATGGGGTAGTAAAATTTTCTTTTCAAAAAGAAAAGAATGGCAAATTTCGAAATGA